The genomic interval AAGTGTGGAGGGTGCCGCCTCCCCGTGTTAGCACTTTAGCACTGCTGCAGCCGCAGTAACAATGCTGACACACACTCGGCTTTAAAAAGAGGTCTCAACGACAGAATGTGGTGAACCCAGAGCCATGGTAGCCGCCGTGATATATACATAATACTCTTGGGGCAGCAGCTCACAATGTGCACTGCTGCACAGGTGACATTAGGGAATTGATTAATAGACTAATGTATCCTTAAGCCTGTGCCAATCATGTAGGGTCCACTGCTTACAGACAGGCAGATCTAAAGACATTTTGGTGTGTTTAGTTAAGGGATTTCCTGAGCTGCTGAAGGACACTGCACTGTTTCATGCTCCCCCAGGCAGTATTGATTCTTTTGTCCAGGGTTAGACCtgctattttcttattttaaatcaaaaagaaaaaataaacgggAGAAAGAAATCATGTAATTTTGATGGATATTTATTCAAACTGAATGTGGCCAAGACAGAGGACATTTGTAATCAATGTAGGAATGTTTGGAGATTATTGATGCAAAAGAATGTCAACAGTAGATCCTGATTAGTGTGTTGACAAATATTGATCAGAAGAGACGTACTGATGTAGAAAAGCTGAATTTAAAAcattcaataaaaatgaatcTGGTTTGAAATAGCATTTGGTGAGGATACAGTAGATGCACAGAGAGGTCAGTCATTGTCTATTTTTGGCATCAGTggaacaataaaaaatacattaaaatataaaatcagGAAGTTTCCCTTCAGCAAAAAGCAGGAGAGGCATTACACATTATATTACATCAGCCTTGTACATTCTACTAAattgaaattgtttaaaaaaaaattctggcacTATTGTGTTAATACAGTGATGGTGCAGTTATGCTGGTGAGAAAAGTGTAGTCGTTGTAGTGTCAGTCTGGCAAATGAAAGTGTCCTTGCCAACACACTGGGGGATAAGAGCCCGATCTAACAGTGGCACATCACAATTTGAAGATAAATTCGGCAATAAAGCCTCAGCTGCAGCAATCGCTCAAAGGTCAGAAACCCAAGTGTTACAGAAAATAGGCATTTACAAAATATGAGAATTTACAAGGCCACCATGTTTAAAATACGTGAGTGTTTAGTTAACATGAAAACAATACAGTGTATAAAATAAGTGAGTGTTTAGTTAACATGAAAACAATAGTGTTTAAAATATGTGAGTGTTTAGTTAACATGAAAACAAGTTCAGCAGGTGGAGTGGTTTTGTTAAAACCAGTAGCTGGTGTGCTGGGGAAGGGAAGTTCAAATATAGCCAGCACAGGAACATTATAAAACAAAGAAATGACTTAGATTTGACCTTAAATTCCCACAGAGGGTATCCCTCTCTAAATTAAATATGCATAACTAATATTTCAGTTTATCAAATCTAGCTTTTCCCCCATCAGTGCAGTAGTATAATTATGACTCTAATTCTAATGCCTAATTACAGTATGCGACATTTCTTTCCCCATCTGACCATGATAAAAACTCAGATGTGTCCTTTAATCCCTCCACGGGAGAATAAGTGATGAATGAGAAAAGTGACattctccatcttttttttcttcattagtaCGGCTCTGATTTGAGACGTCGGTATAGGCAGCATGTGAACACCATCCCTATGATCTGCATATTCAACAGCGAtggcaaaagaaaagaattacTAAATTTGTTAATTTACACTTGTAAAGCGTGATTAATCTTACCTGTACACAGGCAATCCCAATGCCCACTGCACCAATGATTTTCAGGTGGTCCTGAATGAATTTCTCCAGTTTTGATATACAGCCACCCTAAATGGAAGAACTCACATCCTTATGCTTGCGAGCACTAATGCACAAGTGCAAACAGATATTATGTTTAGAATTTAGATGAATAAAGGCACAGGGCCTAACAGAACCTGGCACGGACCAACCTCAACCTTGTAGATGTTGGAAGGGTGCCCCCCACGTCCACACTTTTCAGATGGAGTCTTACAGCAGCTGTCAGGCACCACCCTACCATTTCCATCGTCGGAACGGATCCAGACACTCTCCTCCCAGTCGGATGAATTGTTGCTCCCACAGCACTTGAACTGATGGAGGGGACAGACACAGAATACATAATCGTATATTAAGGGCGAAAATGATTTGGCGGCAGACTTCTGATAGCCGTAGATTGAAAATGATGCCCAATAAACCACCTCAAAGTGAAACGCTGAGATCAAAACCTCAAATTGACATATTACCAGTTTGCTTCTAGGTGTAAGGGCATGAAAGTACATGATTAATGAGATACAAAAACAATCTATCATATCTCTCCTGTATATATCTACTTTATTTGATGTTTTGGCCAGTTTTTACTGAAAATTTCCGGGATTTAACAACATCATTATCAGGAGTCATGACATTTTTATGGCAAATTGATCCACAAAAAAGTATTGTAAATCTAATACGAAAACATGCTACTTTATCTCACGAGTGTAGCttagatttattttaaagtttGTGCCGGAGTTGGGTCACATTTACCTCCTGTTGCAGCTTATCCACAGCACTGGTAACGTGCTCGTGAGTCTTCTGTTCATACTTCTGGATCATGGTCTCCCTCAGGTTCTGCTTCAGCTCCTCATTTAACTGGCCACAGACACAGATAAATGCAGATCCAACTCGCAATGCAGCCACATAATTCATCTCAGTCATGCACGGCTGACGTTAACAAATTAGTTGCAACTTCTAATTTTTCCGGAGATGAGATTAGTACGCTGTCGTCATCATACACATGGTGGATTTCAAACCATAAACACatatataggtatatgtatatgtatacataatatatatatatatatatatatatatatatatatatatatatatatatatatatatatatatatatatatatatatatatatatatatatatatatatatatatagttatgtTTTGTTATCTTGAACGCTCTGTGGCGTTGTAGGGGAGGTCTAAAGGGGCTCAGTTTCTATGGCAACAAGCCAGTGGGGAAACCACTGTAAATCACAGCATGACAGAAATATCAAGGGAATGAATGATGGGAGGAAATATAAAAGACAGAGTGATATTAGAGAGGAAGgggggataaaaaaaagaaaaggaaagagCCAATGGTGTGCACACTTGAGGAAGTCAGTTGAAAACAGCAATTAACCCTTCATGCGCAAATGATGATCTATATTTTTTCAACCCTTATCCAGCACTCTATCAACTCACTGGCTGCcctagacttccaatccattagGAGGAGCGAATAAACGCTGGGTCATCCCAGTTTACATGGTCAGTTAAATGAAATGGACATCTATTGCAATCAATGACatacaatgagttaaatacaattttaaaaaatataaagtgtTACATGAATTCATAACCAGTGTGCATTTCTccttgtatttgttttgatttcctATAGTGTAAAAAATTTATAAAGTTATTTATAGCTAtaagaaatatgaaaaaataataatgattagtaatttaaaaatatacatatataataatagcttatgtttttttaaatgaccataaaTTGTCACTTGccttataaagggttaaatgcTGTCCAATGTAGTATCCACAGTCCTTAAATTCTTTTGCCTTGATTgatcttttttcttattttggcaTTTACTGAAGTGCAATTGAAATTGAttccaattataaaataatacattcaaTATCAACAAATCATCAGTTCTAATTCAGTCTAACACTAAAATAATCAGTTGGACCCTCCTCTTGTAGAGAAACTGACCAGACAGTGAACACCTGGTATTTGGCGTCCCCAGAATACTCCCGAATAACTTTAAGCACACGCCAGTCACATCTTTGTCTGAATTCTTTTTCCAAAAGCAAGCGCTGGCCTCTGGTGTCCTAGGTTGTGTATTGCAAAAAACAAATACCTTCACTAGAGAAGCATTGTACAGCCATGAATCCTTTATACAGGCCTCCTAAGATTAGTTTCACCTTGTGAACATTGGCATCTTAATTTTGAATAAGGCACAATAACATGTGCATTcatgtttaaatgtaatttcaatttgtttttactCCCCTCTATGAGTCAAATAGTGGAAAAGCTGCCCTTCTTTAGGATGACATGTTGAGTACAGCTAATGTAAGTAAAAGAGAAGAGAACTAAAGCTAGAAATATCACCCACATCCACCCACAATGCTTCATTCTCCTATATAGAGGTACTATGACTGCAGTATAAGTTATGACAATGATGGATGGTGGTGGTGAGTAAAACATCGCCTGTGCACAAGCATGTGTGGTTTATGCAAAGCGGCAGGAAGGACAACGATGCGCTAAAAAAGACATTAACGTGTTTGTTGACAACACAGTGAAGAATGTCAAGCTTAAAGACGCCTGTTCTCCAGGGAGCATCTAATAGCATGTCTTATTTCAAATTGAATGGGAAAAGATTCAGATCTaggaataataaatatttaagaAGGGACTAAAAGAGACCTAGGTTTAGAGAACATGGTAGTCAATGGAAGCTATGCTAATGGGAAATAATATAAGGATTTATGCATGCTACGTTACTTTTGTTGAAGGAAAACAACCCCTTTTCAATAAAATCCTCTTGTTATTTCCAACAAATCGTAAAcatcaaagaagaaaaaaggaagatccttcctcccatcagctgtcaggctttttaacaaaacaaatggctgagtgttaagacctaccgtatgcatgcatgtacatctatgtgtatgtatgtatatatgtgcttttatgtgtgtatatatatatatatatatatttcagcaacacgtttatatatttattcatgtatttgtttattaacttacttattacctatctatttatgtctaaaatgcctttcctatttctgcatcctcaccctcttgctactgtgacaacgaagtttcccgaatacgggatgaataaagttatccaatccaagactAACATGATTGAAGGCCACTCGACAGCTCGCCAAATGAGCCTCACCGAGTCTGTCAGTGATTGTGAAAACCCTTTTCATGAGACGTTTAACTACTTGTTTTCATGGATGACATTTGACttgagaaaaggaaaaaatgtcaGTGGTTGTATCCAGACGTTCATAAACACAGAATTTATAATGTGCCCTTTTAAAGTCACATAAAACCTTTAAAGCCTTCAGATTTGCCAGGTTGGGAATAATATCGGGTAACTTAATGCAATATGAATGGAATGAGGAAAAAACACCTGCAGTGAGCGTCATGATAAACTGTGCTGAAGAGGGCTGTCAGCTTTTGTTACAGTCCACATTTAATACAGCAAATAAGCACAGCAGCAGTGTGTTCAGCATCTAGTGAGCAGGAATTTTCTCTTTTGGTATTTGTCTTTGTTGCTATTTCTGCCAATTCGTTTTTACTGTAAATAATTCCAGTTTGATGTGTTTGTAATTATTTACATATTGGAACAGGCTGGGATTTACTTTCTGCAATTGGGCTGCCCTGTCAGGATGAGCAATTTAATGCTCATTTTAATGCATTACTTCATAAAGTCCATTTTTTGGGTGACATGTTCCAAAAACTGGTGGGACtatttgaataaaacaaaacaaaatccaaatGAAGCCACCATGTTTAGATTGATATTTTTCAGTATTTCATTACCTGTCGATAGTAAATATAAGCCAGGACACCAGCAAGGATCTCCAACAGGAATATACATAACAGCAGGACAAAATActggaaagagagaaaaaaaatacatattttatgcCAACTGTTATTTAGGCTCGGTGATGATCCTAGAAAAAAAGGGACTGCGGTCAGtctgtgaaatatgaatgcAAAAACTAGAAGATTGCCAAATTGGAACATATTGATAATATACTGTAGAACCCATTcaaaaaatgaacccaaagaTGAGTAAGTGTGACAGAGAAAGTGTTGTTGGCTGCAGTGGCGTCTGACGGCATCTTAAAGTTACAGATTAATAAGTACCAAAATGACTCACAGGCCTACGTTTCAACTTCCTACCATCTTTGTCTGATTTTACCACATCACACCAAATTTTTCGACATTTGTTTAGTTTtgtctccctttttttcccctcaagcaGGTTATTGCTACTTCCTCTTACAACAAACAGGTTTGTGAATGAGGGAGATTTGCAACTTGGAGATATGTTTTCCCCTTTATAGCCAACTGAATGTGTGCATCCTCAGACTCCTGTCACTCAGAGGCACTATGTggttcacacgcacacacctatATTAGTGCCACAATGTTAACTTGTCTCTTTGAGACAAATAGAAATAGAATATATGTTACACTCTTCTGAGTGCCAACACTTCAAAAAGAAGCGATCAAAAACTCACGAGTGTGCACCGCAAATGGGCTGTAAAACGAGGAACCTATCATCAATAAATCATCCGCTATAAAGTTGAGCTCTCGTTCACATTGACTTCAGCTTGAAGCAATTGTATAGATTACGATCACCCAAGGGGAAATCCAATTTATATTCGGCAATATGACCAAAAGAGAGCACCTAGGAGAGATATTAAGCGCGCTGCGAGGGAAGCTCGGAAACATGGTTACCAACAAAGGGTGCCAAAATGAAGCTTTTCGATATTAAAGGGAAGCCTTAACAAGCAACTGTGACAGGATTAGACGAGGCTGTTGGAACCACACTTAGATCCTGATGTGACCTTAACAACTGTTAATTGTGTCAGATGCATGTTCAAACAAAATGCGAGTTTTGCGGTGGGCACTTTCCGATGTCGTGGTACAAAGgagacattgttcaggcccAAAGGAATCCgacagactggatcaaatcttattcTCAGGCAAGCTACCAGTAGCACCTTGGTGATCGACTTAATGAGCACCCCTGGTATaagatataaataaatgatggtCAAACAGGAGTTTGCCATCTCTGGAAGGAGCACAGGTAGAAAGCAGTATTATTTTCTCATAAACATAACATTGGATGGTGAGTGTACAATGTTTACTACCCTGTGGGTCAGAAGAACAAATCAAATCTTTCTTCTTTGGAAAAATAATTTATGGTTTAAAGCGGAAAGTGTTACAGCTCTACAGTAAAGAGAAAGAGTCGTCTTGTAAGGACTCAAACCTGTGACATTTAGATAATACAACTGTATATCAACAATCACTGCTGCTCATGTTCTCCTCAGAAGACAGCTTGAACTCTGGGCAAACACAGGAGCCCAATGAATCAGCTCTTTCCACCCTGATGTTTGTCCTTTTTAACAATCATGATAGCATCTCACCTTGTGGACAAGTTCATTCCATCAAAGTGATTCATCAGCCTAATCTTAGCTCTTCAGGAAGAATGGGGCATTTGAAAA from Stigmatopora argus isolate UIUO_Sarg chromosome 2, RoL_Sarg_1.0, whole genome shotgun sequence carries:
- the LOC144068273 gene encoding CD151 antigen-like translates to MGLQEEKKETCGTICLKYLLITFNFLFWLAGGVVMAVGVWTLVEKSDYISLLPSMTYAASAYILVLAGAIVMVTGVLGCCATFKEQRSLLRVYFVLLLCIFLLEILAGVLAYIYYRQLNEELKQNLRETMIQKYEQKTHEHVTSAVDKLQQEFKCCGSNNSSDWEESVWIRSDDGNGRVVPDSCCKTPSEKCGRGGHPSNIYKVEGGCISKLEKFIQDHLKIIGAVGIGIACVQIIGMVFTCCLYRRLKSEPY